In the genome of Cryptococcus deuterogattii R265 chromosome 6, complete sequence, one region contains:
- a CDS encoding rRNA-processing protein CGR1, with translation MSAEPSSSAQTTAPVVISVAPSKNGRTPGKAHKSAKTALRRSYISPSVKTPFEKRMEKEKAQQAAKQLEKELKEEKETDRQRKINIIKERRARKEEKQREEELRAKMSAKKLQRMKKREGRSKKING, from the exons ATGTCTGCCGagccttcatcctccgcccAAACTACTGCGCCTGTTGTTATCTCTGTCGCTCCCTCAAAGAATGGCCGAACCCCAGGCAAGGCCCACAAATCTGCCAAAACAGCTCTCCGAAGATCATACATCAGCCCTTCTGTGAAGACACCATTTGAAAAGCgtatggagaaggagaaggctcAACAAGCTGCTAAACAGCTCGAAAAGGAGctcaaggaagagaaggaaaccGACAGGCAACG GAAAATAAACATCATCAAGGAGCGACgagcgaggaaagaggaaaagcaaagggaagaggaattgaGGGCCAAGATGTCCGCAAAGAAGTTgcaaaggatgaagaag AGGGAAGGCAGGTCAAAAAAGATCAATGGGTAA
- a CDS encoding pre-mRNA-splicing factor SYF1, translated as MASTSLVDTLTSYFPLTLPIPTPITHPHLIPPADLPVEEDLLHNPENLRSWLSYIHNVKEKIAADEPAKSGVLSPEEEILGPLASKNARDGLQRLVSIYERAIAVFPTSYKLWKAYYLTRQSYVLGELTNDAKEARSQQAKRGAAYKTNVRELLDGAEEAHEWTGGLDPVVGYAEWRSLIATGERMIMCLPNLPIPWLLHLGVLLHPKCPSIFKNGSYARKTFDRALRTLPPSLHGRIWGFYLRWAEVIGGDAGERVWRRYLKVDPSLTERHITYLLEADEPRPLAAAKYLLSIARRAQQNLYSSLEGKSPYQLFVDFLELVEKYADQIGMDEEETLELQKTKRAVKEKIDGEQPPVEEQEQQSQEEPASINGRLMRIAGPPVPLEQGKLFKPTNAASAQAPTELTYDEDTDPSNPRLLDVEGIVERDGLQVYKDQAGRLWTGLATYWIKKGEFERASATFEKGLAAVVTIRDFTQIFDAYAEFSETMISTLMDALADEDNLEDEDFDAEETEQELDERMKSFEELMDRRPFLVNDVLLRRNPNEVVEWEKRIALHGDDDTKVVETYVKALDIINPRKATGPLYPLYVNFAKFYEEGGSKDDNGEPKNEPDLKQARKIFERAVKVPFKAVDELAEVWCEWAEMELRNENYEEAIRLMQRATTVPKNTKINYYDDNIPPQSRLFKSLKLWSYYSDLEESIGTVESTKAVYDKIMELKIANAQVIVNYATFLEENKYFEESFKVYERGIELFHFPIAFEIWNIYLSKFVKRYGGKKLERARDLFEQALENCPEKFCKPLYLMYAKLEEEHGLAKRAMGIYDRAASTVQDSDKFEMYTIYIAKATANFGLPATRPIYERALESLPDKQTAEMCRRFARMERKLGEIDRARAIYAHASQFCDPRIEPEFWQEWNDFEIDTGSEDTFREMLRIKRAVQASFNTETSFIAAQAAAASKGTEKPTDASAQEAQEAADPMAAMERELNTIGADGARKGGAPAFVASTLNKTNANGIDEGEKEASEIANPDAIVMDEDEF; from the exons ATGGCATCCACATCCCTCGTAGACACCCTTACGTCTTACTTCCCACTCACgctccccatccccacccCCATCACCCATCCACACCTGATCCCTCCCGCAGACCTCCCTGTCGAAGAAGACCTCCTGCACAACCCGGAAAACCTCCGTTCATGGCTTTCCTACATCCACAACgtcaaagaaaagattgcTGCTGATGAGCCTGCCAAGAGTGGCGTGCTTTCCccggaggaagagattctCGGGCCGTTGGCGAGCAAGAATGCGCGAGACGGATTGCAGCGATTGGTATCAATCTACGAGCGAGCCATCGCTGTTTTCCCAACCAGCTACAAGCTCTGGAAAGCGTATTACCTTACCCGCCAATCCTACGTGCTAGGGGAACTCACCAACGATGCCAAAGAAGCGCGATCTCAGCAGGCCAAGCGGGGTGCCGCGTACAAGACCAACGTTCGAGAGCTCTTGGACGGAGCCGAAGAAGCCCACGAGTGGACAGGTGGTCTTGACCCCGTGGTCGGTTATGCCGAATGGAGAAGCTTGATTGCGACTGGTGAAAGGATGATCATGTGTCTTCCCAACTTGCCAATTCCATGGCTTCTTCATTTGGGCGTCTTGTTGCATCCGAAATGTCCTTCTATTTTCAAGAACGGCTCGTACGCGAGGAAGACGTTTGATAGGGCGTTGAGGACATTGCCTCCCAGTCTGCACGGAAGGATCTGGGGCTTCTATCTCCGCTGGGCTGAGGTTATTGGCGGAGACGCTGGTGAGAGAGTCTGGAGAAGGTACCTCAAG GTCGATCCGAGCTTAACAGAACGACACATCACCTATCTCCTCGAAGCTGATGAGCCTCGCCCTCTCGCTGCTGCCAAataccttctttccatcgcTCGTCGTGCTCAACAAAATCTCTACTCTTCTCTGGAAGGCAAATCTCCTTACCAACTGTTTGTAGACTTTTTGGAGCTCGTCGAAAAGTATGCCGATCAGATCGgtatggatgaagaggagacaCTCGAGTTGCAAAAGACAAAACGTGCagtgaaggaaaagattgacGGGGAGCAGCCGCCGGTTGAAGAACAGGAGCAGCAGTCTCAGGAAGAGCCCGCTAGCATCAACGGCCGTCTGATGCGCATTGCAGGACCCCCTGTCCCACTTGAGCAAGGAAAACTCTTCAAACCTACCAACGCCGCATCAGCCCAAGCTCCCACTGAATTGACCTACGATGAAGATACCGACCCATCAAACCCTCGGCTACTTGATGTGGAAGGTATCGTCGAGAGAGATGGTCTCCAGGTCTATAAAGACCAAGCTGGTCGATTATGGACTGGTTTGGCTACCTACTGGatcaagaagggagagttTGAAAGGGCCTCTGCGACGTTTGAGAAGGGTCTTGCAGCTGTGGTGACTATTCGAGACTTCACTCAGATTTTCGACGCCTACGCCGAATTCTCGGAGACCATGATCTCTACACTCATGGACGCCCTTGCTGACGAGGATaatcttgaagatgaagacttTGATGCAGAAGAGACTGAACAGGAGTTGGATGAGCGAATGAAGAGTTTCGAGGAGTTAATGGACCGCCGACCATTCCTTGTCAACGATGTGCTCCTCCGTCGAAACCCGAACGAAGTTGTCGAGTGGGAAAAGCGTATCGCCCTTCATGGCGACGATGACACCAAAGTCGTTGAAACGTACGTCAAGGCACTTGATATTATCAACCCCCGAAAAGCCACCGGACCTCTCTACCCCTTGTATGTCAACTTTGCCAAGTTCTacgaagaaggaggaagtaAGGACGACAATGGAGAGCCAAAGAATGAGCCTGATTTGAAGCAAGCGAGGAAGATCTTTGAGCGGGCGGTCAAAGTGCCTTTCAAGGCGGTTGATGAATTAGCAGAGGTTTGGTGCGAGTGGGCTGAGATGGAGTTGAGAAATGA GAACTACGAGGAAGCGATTCGATTGATGCAGCGGGCGACAACTGTCCCCAAAAACACGAAAATCAACTATTACGACGAT AACATCCCTCCCCAATCTCGACTTTTCAAGTCCCTCAAACTGTGGTCCTACTATTCTGACCTTGAAGAGTCTATTGGGACCGTCGAATCAACCAAGGCAGTGTACGACAAGATCATGGAGCTGAAAATCGCCAACGCCCAAGTCATTGTCAATTACGCCACGTTCTTGGAAGAGAACAAGTACTTTGAGGAGAGTTTCAAGGTGTACGAACGGGGAATCGAATTGTTCCACTTCCCCATCGCGTTCGAGATCTGGAATATTTATCTCTCCAAGTTTGTTAAGCGTTACGGcggcaagaagctcgaaCGTGCACGAGACCTTTTTGAACAAGCCCTCGAAAACTGCCCTGAAAAGTTCTGCAAGCCTCTCTACCTCATGTACGccaagctggaagaggagcacGGTCTTGCCAAGCGCGCAATGGGTATCTACGACCGTGCTGCATCAACCGTTCAAGATTCCGACAAGTTTGAGATGTACACCATCTACATTGCCAAAGCTACTGCCAACTTTGGTCTTCCTGCCACACGACCAATTTACGAGCGGGCCCTCGAATCTTTGCCCGACAAACAGACGGCGGAAATGTGTCGACGATTCgcgaggatggagaggaagttGGGTGAGATTGATAGAGCAAGGGCGATCTATGCGCATGCGAGCCAATTCTGTGACCCCAGAATTGAGCCCGAATTCTGGCAAGAATGGAACGACTTCGAGA TCGACACTGGATCTGAAGATACATTCCGAGAAATGCTCCGTATCAAACGAGCCGTCCAAGCGTCTTTCAACACGGAGACATCGTTCATTGCTGCCCAGGCTGCTGCCGCGTCCAAAGGTACTGAAAAGCCTACTGATGCTTCAGCTCAAGAAGCCCAGGAGGCTGCCGATCCTATGGCTGCGATGGAGCGTGAATTGAACACCATTGGTGCTGATGGCGCAAGAAAGGGTGGAGCGCCGGCTTTTGTCGCGAGTACATTAAACAAGACCAATGCCAACGGAATtgatgaaggggagaaagaagcaagCGAAATTGCGAACCCTGATGCGATCGTcatggatgaggatgagttCTAA
- a CDS encoding lipase/esterase, with protein MTGFGTPSVAAAATPTVISTFFSHVLAHRRRKNASKKSLQDGGPGGGPEDQLTYEEGLHVVKRFLEFASHHGVEEVQAFTAMWVPTPRWVKRDVMTIPDENIKEAEIILAKHLSTYGPQGAEGGGLQLVGGDKWWKVRRRTLEGEWIEMQQDYLKRTAKKAAAESTTAAALTSPASVTASDRSNMRYMPRKRATVGSVIDNAGGEVLDDRVIMYIHGGAFFFSSLETHRYQVQRHARKAGARAFCPAYRLSPQYPFPCGLLDCLAAYLYLISPPPSAPHQPILPTNIVLSGDSAGAGMVISLLVLIREMGLPMPAGASLISPWVDLTHSMPSIGGWDGGDFIPSSGFHYKPSCAWPPLPGDGIDVTMPDGSVNRYDEQIQMYCPNNLLTHPLVSPVNQGSLGGLCPLLILGGGGELLRDEITYTAFKAADPVKYPPSSITLSQYPDQASKIAKYQPTKVHLQIYEGGCHVVPTLSWTKSAKYMYRACANFNIWAFTAAHKALEKKLQQKTSHNSLRKQRSAPSLKHLNNLNKLPDGLPPPPTSDSLANGAVLSSLSPASPGVNTAEAPSPVSTSGPTSRPSTIDFTQPIITSGAAVAANTKPISFGEVQSEAESDEDDLSVTSESTVEEEERGDAVPAKGIVTVHGTEPLYGNVNLVSERVSVHGNIRPFEPVEAVPALQPSLREHIGQVHGDGAIRKWLAKRHEWDKKYSKDLAKWRDIKQKDRIKAEAEGFLTRDLQGERPPLCSVAGIWEAKLARDVARSVDEVTSRSMGMGWWTKWGSKADEEHADRRKMRENAAREEEQNKLRSANDQGIPDAIPPGPMATSDPPTGETGAAGQLFDEPDAILFEEAEGEGNGVETAGRV; from the exons ATGACAGGCTTCGGCACTCCATCCGTGGCAGCCGCTGCAACACCAACAGtcatctccaccttcttttctcatgTCCTCGCCCACCGTCGCCGCAAGAATGCTTCCAAAAAGTCTCTCCAAGATGGCGGTCCTGGAGGTGGACCCGAGGATCAGTTGACTTATGAAGAAGGTCTCCATGTCGTCAAACGTTTCCTGGAATTCGCAAGTCATCATGGCGTTGAAGAAGTTCAGGCATTCACCGCTATGTGGGTGCCGACGCCCA GATGGGTCAAGCGAGACGTTATGACTATACCTGATGAAAATATTAAAGAGGCAGAGATTATTCTTGCAAAGCACCTTTCGACGTATGGGCCTCAGGGTGCTGAAGGAGGCGGATTGCAACTTGTAGGGGGAGACAAATGGTGGAAAGTCAGACGGCGCACCCTTGAGGGTGAATGGATAGAG ATGCAGCAAGATTATCTCAAACGTACAGCTAAGAAGGCGGCCGCTGAGTCTACCACTGCGGCAGCTTTGACATCACCAGCATCGGTAACAGCTTCCGATAGGAGTAACATGAGATACATGCCACGCAAAAGGGCTACAGTAGGTAGTGTCATAGACAATGCTGGAGGGGAAGTGCTTGATGACCGTGTCATCATGTACATCCATG GCGGTGcatttttcttctcttcccttgaAACTCATCGATATCAAGTCCAACGACATGCTCGAAAGGCTGGTGCTCGCGCTTTCTGCCCAGCATACAGGCTTTCTCCCCAATACCCTTTC CCATGCGGTCTTCTCGACTGTCTCGCAGCTTACCTTTACCTCAtatcccctcctccctctgcTCCCCATCAACCCATACTTCCAACCAACATCGTCCTCTCCGGTGACTCGGCAGGTGCTGGGATGgtcatctcccttctgGTGCTTATCAGGGAGATGGGGTTACCCATGCCGGCTGGTGCGAGCTTGATTAGCCCTTGGGTCGATTTGACTCATAGCATGCCGAGTATTGGAGGTTGGGATGGAGGGGATttcattccttcttctgg TTTTCATTACAAACCTAGTTGCGCATGGCCACCTTTGCCAGGAGATGGTATAGATGTGACAATGCCTGATGGGTCTGTCAACCGATACGACGAGCAGATCCAGATGTATTG CCCCAACAATCTGTTGACTCATCCACTGGTATCGCCAGTCAACCAAGGATCTTTGGGGGGTTTATGTCCTCTGCTCATC CTCGGGGGCGGTGGAGAGCTTCTTCGTGACGAG ATCACTTATACGGCGTTCAAAGCAGCCGACCCCGTAAAATACCCACCGTCGTCTATTACCCTGAGCCAGTATCCAGATCAAGCCAGCAAGATTGCCAAATACCAGCCTACCAAAGTGCATCTGCAGATATACGAAGGAGGCTGTCATGTCGTGCCTACTCTGAGTTGGACCAAGAGTGCGAAATACATGTACCGGGCGTGTGCCAA TTTTAACATTTGGGCATTCACTGCAGCGCATAAAGCTTTGGAAAAGAAACTGCAGCAAAAAACGTCGCACAATTCTCTTAGAAAGCAACGTTCGGCGCCATCTCTTAAGCACCTGAACAATCTTAACAAATTACCCGACGGCCTCCCCCCACCCCCAACTTCCGACTCCTTAGCAAATGGAGCAGTCCTATCGTCCCTCTCTCCAGCTTCTCCAGGAGTCAACACGGCTGAGgctccttctcctgtaTCCACCTCCGGCCCCACCAGCAGACCATCCACTATCGACTTTACTCAACCAATCATCACTTCTGgagctgctgttgctgccaATACCAAACCCATCTCTTTTGGTGAAGTTCAGTCTGAAGCAGAGTCGGACGAGGATGACTTGTCTGTAACATCCGAAAGCACggtcgaagaggaagaaagaggtgacGCTGTGCCTGCCAAAGGCATAGTGACGGTGCATGGCACTGAACCTCTTTACGGCAATGTGAACCTTGTATCTGAAAGAGTTTCTGTACATGGCAACATCCGGCCATTCGAGCCTGTCGAAGCTGTACCGGCACTCCAGCCTTCCTTGCGAGAACATATCGGCCAGGTTCACGGAGATGGAGCAATCCGCAAATGGCTCGCCAAGCGTCACGAATGGGATAAGAAGTACAGCAAAGATCTTGCTAAGTGGAGAGACATTAAACAAAAGGATAGAATCAAGGCAGAAGCGGAGGGATTCTTGACAAGAGATTTGCAAGGTGAAAGACCACCGCTATGTTCGGTGGCAGGGATATGGGAAGCAAAGCTTGCAAGAGATGTGGCGAGGAGTGTAGATGAGGTAACGTCGAGAAGTATGGGTATGGGCTGGTGGACTAAATGGGGTTCAAAG GCGGACGAAGAGCACGCGGACAGACGAAAGATGCGCGAGAACGCTgctcgagaagaggaacagaACAAGCTTCGCTCAGCAAATGATCAAGGGATTCCCGATGCTATTCCTCCGGGACCTATGGCGACATCCGATCCACCTACAGGCGAAACAGGGGCCGCAGGACAGTTGTTTGACGAGCCGGACGCTATACTATTcgaggaagcagagggggaagggaatggaGTCGAGACGGCGGGAAGAGTATGA
- a CDS encoding asparagine-tRNA ligase, protein MSEQKPSVVEQAQDVVSKLASTVTDTLKLSEDQKSNLPVVYIDEKTGSDTEGTGAELSPFASPLAAYQSFNPSPESDANPSSVATFMVRKADSVERNDWVELSASAKKKLVKSIGGWRKAEAKLAAEGERLEKQRQEQAEKDRLRREEAKNVVLVDDPSKESNSTKIWAVPELVGKRVRLQGWVHRFRPQKTNFFVVLRDGSGFLQCILTGDCIRTVDALDLSLECTVEVVGTVEKVKEGQTAPGGVELSVDYWKIIGKAPTGAEAIESRLQPDTDASIRADLRHLELRGEIAASVMRFRALLLRAFRESFNKRRITEVTPPCMVQTSVEGGSTLFEFDYYGSKAYLTQSSQLYLETVLPSLGDVYCIQESFRAEKSLTRRHLSEYTHLEAELVFIKFKDLLDHIEDMICEVIDTLLADPVASEIIKTLNPEFVPPQRPFVRLDYCDAIKYLNEHGIMREDGEDHVVGDDIAEAAERKMTDQINKPIMLINFPKALKSFYMKTLEDAPDFTESVDVLVPGVGEVVGGSMRISDLEELMAGYNREGIPADPYYWFTDQRKYGTTEHGGYGLGVERCLAWILKRYTVRECSLYPRFMGRATP, encoded by the exons ATGTCAGAACAAAAACCTTCGGTCGTGGAACAGGCTCAAGATGTCGTCTCCAAACTCGCCAGCACTGTCACCGACACCCTCAAATTGAGCGAGGACCAAAAGTCTA ACCTCCCCGTCGTCTACATCGATGAGAAGACCGGGTCTGACACCGAGGGAACCGGCGCCGAGCTCTCCCCCTTTGCTTCACCTCTTGCCGCCTACCAGTCCTTCAACCCTTCTCCTGAGTCTGATGCCAACCCTTCCTCGGTGGCTACCTTCATGGTCCGCAAGGCCGACTCTGTTGAGCGCAACGACTGGGTTGAGCTTTCTGCGTccgccaagaagaagcttgtgAAGAGCATTGGTGGCTGGAGGAAGGCCGAAGCCAAGCTCGCTGCTGAAGGTGAGAGGcttgagaagcagaggcagGAACAGGCCGAGAAGGACAGGCTtaggagagaagaagccaagaaTGTTGTTCTTGTCGACGACCCTTCCAAGGAGTCCAATTCT ACTAAGATCTGGGCCGTGCCCGAGCTCGTTGGCAAGCGAGTTCGTCTCCAAGGTTGGGTCCACCGATTCCGACCTCAAAAGACCAACTTCTTCGTTGTTCTTCGAGATGGTTCCGGATTCCTCCAATGTATCCTCACTGGTGACTGTATCCGTACCGTTGACGCCCTCGACTTGAGCCTTGAGTGCACAGTCGAGGTTGTCGGTACCGTtgaaaaggtcaaggaaggcCAAACTGCCCCCGGTGGTGTCGAGTTGTCTGTGGACTACTGGAAGATCATCGGCAAGGCTCCCACTGGTGCCGAGGCTATTGAATCTCGACTCCAACCT GACACTGATGCCTCTATCCGAGCTGACCTTCGACATCTCGAACTCCGTGGTGAAATCGCCGCCTCTGTTATGCGATTCCGtgcccttctcctccgTGCTTTCCGAGAGAGCTTCAACAAGCGCCGGATCACCGAGGTCACTCCCCCATGTATGGTCCAAACCTCTGTCGAGGGTGGTTCTACTCTTTTCGAATTTGACTACTACGGATCCAAGGCCTACCTCACTCAAAGTAGTCAGCTCTACCTCGAGACTGTTTTGCCTAGTTTGGGTGACGTCTACTGTATCCAGGAAAGTTTCAGGGCTGAGAAGAGTTTGACCAGAAG ACATTTGTCCGAGTACACTCACCTCGAAGCCGAGTTGGTGTTCATCAAGTTCAAGGACCTGCTTGACCACATCGAAGACATG ATCTGCGAGGTCATTGACACCCTTCTCGCCGATCCTGTCGCTTCCGAGATCATCAAGACCCTTAACCCCGAATttgttcctcctcaacGTCCGTTTGTCCGACTCGATTACTGTGATGCCATCAAGTACCTCAACGAACACGGCATCATGCGAGAAGACGGCGAGGACCACGTTGTGGGCGATGACATTGCCGAGGCCGCTGAGCGAAAGATGACCGACCAAATCAACAAGCCCATCATGCTTATCAACTTCCCCAAGGCACTCAAGTCCTTCTACATGAAGACTTTGGAAGACGCTCCCGACTTTACTGAGAGTGTCGATGTCCTTGTTCCTGGTGTTGGTGAGGTTGTTGGCGGCAGTATGAGGATTAGCGATTTGGAGGAGTTGATGGCCGGCTACAATAGAGAAGGTATCCCTGCCGACCCTTACTATTGGTTCACTGACCAGAGGAAGTATGGTACTACCGAGCACGGTGGTTACGGTTTG GGTGTCGAGCGATGCCTCGCTTGGATCCTCAAGCGATACACTGTCCGAGAATGTTCCCTTTACCCTCGTTTCATGGGCCGTGCTACTCCTTAG
- a CDS encoding annexin XIV — protein sequence MYGQQNNYGAPPPQQWGQAPPQGYQPGYQNGPPAVDYGAYPSQQQQWGAPPGPPQHQPYGAPPVNQYGAPQGYGGHSPQPPFGAPSPAPGGYGAPPAGPPQGQYGAPSPYPQQPPQQGFGGPPQGYGGQPQGQGPMMYLGVPIPAPPPAVPVSTLAGYDARFDAERIRKATKGFGTDERTIIDTLSPLDAFQMDVLSRTYEQTVGRSLKTTLEKELSSWLEYTLVLLSLGPLGGDVYLLHRACNGMGTHEDLLSEILLNRTNQEIFLLKEAYKRTYNKDVVQIVQGELSMKTERMFNMALSGQRDESPYLNHQLVQQDVETLYRAGPGKIGTDEIAICGILISRSKEHLKAIAQAFPARHRVSLSQMIHSEFSGHMRDALFFIARGVEADGDGVVRDCELLHAAMAGMGTKDERMIYRLVRNHWNRPRFNAIKNQYQVLYRNSLRRAVEGETTGKYEKALVGIIEQN from the exons ATGTACGGTCAACAGAACAACTACGgcgctcctcctccccaacAATGGGGGCAAGCGCCTCCCCAAGGCTACCAGCCAGGCTATCAGAACGGTCCTCCAGCTGTCGATTACGGCGCTTACCCatctcaacaacaacaatgggGCGCGCCTCCTGGTCCTCCCCAGCATCAACCTTACGGTGCCCCTCCTGTCAACCAGTACGGTGCTCCCCAGGGGTACGGTGGCCACTCACCTCAGCCGCCTTTTGGTGCGCCCTCTCCAGCTCCAGGCGGATATGGCGCTCCTCCTGCTGGTCCTCCTCAAGGGCAATACGGTGCACCTTCCCCTTATCCCCAACAGCCACCACAGCAGGGATTTGGAGGTCCTCCACAAGGCTATGGTGGCCAGCCCCAGGGCCAGGGTCCGATGATGTATTTGGGTGTACCCATCCCTGCGCCGCCGCCTGCTGTGCCTGTGAGCACTTTGGCTGGCTACGATGCTCGATTTGATGCAGAGAGGATCAGGAAGGCTACCAAG GGCTTCGGTACAGACGAGAGGACGATTATTGACACGCTGTCTCCTTTGGATGCGTTCCAAATGGATGTATTGTCAAGGACATACGAGCAGACAGTTGGTAGATCTCTCAAGACCACGTTGGAGAAAGAGCTTTCAAGCTG GCTCGAGTACACCCTTGTTCTCCTCTCGCTTGGCCCTCTTGGGGGTGACGTctaccttcttcaccgAGCGTGCAATGGCATGGGTACCCATGAAGACTTGCTCAGCGAAATTCTTCTTAACAGGACAAACCAAGAGATTTTCCTTCTTAAGGAAGCGTACAAAAGAACGTATAACAAGGACGTAGTCCAAATCGTTCAGGGAGAGCTGTCTATGAAAACAGAGAG GATGTTCAACATGGCGTTATCAGGACAAAGGGACGAATCACCGTACCTCAATCACCAACTTGTCCAGCAAGACGTGGAAACTCTGTACCGAGCTGGACCAGGCAAGATCGGCACC GATGAAATTGCTATTTGCGGCATTTTAATTTCCCGATCCAAAGAGCATCTAAAAGCTATTGCTCAAGCATTCCCTGCTCGTCACCGagtttctctttctcaaat GATTCATTCGGAATTCTCTGGCCACATGCGGGAtgctctcttcttcattgcTCGTGGTGTCGAAGCGGATGGCGACGGCGTCGTTCGTGATTGTGAATTACTCCATGCTGCAATGGCCGGTATGGGTACCAAGGATGAACGAAT GATTTACCGTCTTGTCCGTAATCACTGGAACCGTCCTCGTTTCAATGCCATCAAGAACCAATACCAGGTACTGTATCGCAATTCGCTTAGAAGGGCTGTGGAGGGCGAGACCACAGGAAAGTACGAGAAGGCGTTGGTGGGGATCATTGAGCAAAACTAA